GTCCTGCAGCGATAATAGACTCGCCTGATCAATCTAAGCTTAAGGAACCACTCTCTGCTCCCTTTTGAAACTTCACTACAACAACGGCTACGCCTCAATCCCAAACAAATTAGAGTCGCCTATATTAATCCTTCAGTACTATCTcgaaataattaaataaagatGCAACATTTTAATTTGCTACATATATATATCAGCTTCTCTTTGCTTTTACCAGTACTGTAACGTTTTTTACGATCCGTTCCGTTGGCATTCAAGTGTTCACAGTATATTGATATACCGGAAATCATGAATTCTTCTTTTCATTTAAATATATTTAGGAGTTTAGCTTTGTTTACTGACAATGTATAAGATGATTATAAAATTTATATTCCATTGCCTCAATTGCAGTAGCCAGTAGTTGTTTATTTACCAACTTTTCAATATCAGAAAAGATTTAGTAAACATTTTCACAGTAGAACATTCTTTTCGACTTAGAGATTTCTGTTATTGTTGGTGAATTATGAAACCTTGCAatagattttattttttttaaagccAGTTTCACCTCAGGTTATATTGACTTGTAGGTGCTTGGGGGTTTGGCATTAACTCCTACCTTACACGGAGTATATTAATATCCAAAAAGTGAACACATGAAGGAGGGGGATATGAGACCTTAACTCCTCAAATTGCACTTGTGAATTGGGCATTCCCAATTCAATTACACTTTTAAGCTCACAAAAAAAAACTGCAGTAGTGTCTCTCCAATAACAACTAGTGGCGGACCCAGGATTTTGTACAAGTGGGTTCAGTCGGAGAAGTCCATAACTAACATAAGCGGTATAAGCCGTATAAGCGGGTTCAAAAATAATTTCTAAACAAAATTTACCTTGCTTTAgccataatttatacatatacacagTATTATTTTTTGACGAAgggggttcagttgaacccattTCTCACCACTTGGGTCCGCCCTTGGTAACAACCAAGAAGTTTTGGTCCTAGTGTTAATACTACAGGTAGGGTTACATTATGTACTACAAAATTAGCATGGAAAAAGGTCGTCCCGTTACACTGTAACATTATATACATTAAGAAGCAAGAGGAAATATGGAACTATGTTTAGCTTTCCTGATTTTTAAAGAAGGTACTCCCGCTTTGTCCAAAGTGTATGGATCTCTGGCCTCTACTAGCATATCCTCCTTCCCATAATAGATTTCTGGGGAGTTGAATTGTTGTAAGGTTGCACCATGTTTAGCTAACGCATCAATAGCTTTCCTATTACAATGTTGAATTATGATATTCTGCTTCATTATACCCATTTTCATTGATTGGACTACATATTCAAGACTCCATGGAACATTGATCTTTCCTAGTAACATATACACCACAAATTGTGAATCTAATTCTAGAATATCATGTTGCTTGTTCATAAGTACACACCAATTTACTGCAACGGAAGTTGCCTCAACTTCGGCACAGTTGTTAGTGCAGAACCTTAGAGCTTTAGCAAATGCCTGAATTAACAAATGCCTAATAGATAGTAATTTTTAATAACCGCAAAATTTGAGTGAAAATGCCAAATATAATTTCCCTGTCAGTTGGTTTGTTCAACCATTTACCAAGTGATCTTAATATTCTCATTTTCTTCGGGAAATTAATAAATTTCACGAAATTACTTCATCCAACTAATAGTATCTCTATGCATGGAGATTAATGAATGATTTGGCTCCATATTATTTTTGGCGGTAAAGGTATCGGCTGTGTTCTGGTCTTGCCAAGTTCACATATAAAGGCGACAAATTTATTGCATACGATTTTGAATACTTATGACTTCCTATAGTGTGCAATTATTTATCACCTCAAGaatattatatatttttctttagagTGCTGCTATTCGGCCAAACTCAGCGTGGCCCAATAATGACCACACTCGTAAAATACCAGTAAAGCCCTTCATTTCACATTTGGCTTAATAGCCATATTTCCCTCCAAAATTAgttaataaattttgattatccCAAAACATTGATCCCATAAATCATCATTCTCTCATGCATGGGAAGATAAAAAGCCTTCGTATATACGGATAGCAGCCTTCGTATATACGCTCATTACATTTTTTTAAATACAATTACGTATTTTTTTTAAATGCAATTTATACGGATGGAAAGATCAAAAGTCTATTATGTATACataatattattttttcatttatatGTTATTCCTTGTCATACCATATACTTATGTTAAGAGAGCTTTCAGTAAATACATAATTCACCACATTTCCCTTAACCTAAACATGAATGCTAACCTAGAAACTAGTTTGGAGCCATTAAACCCGAATAACAGCCTAGAAACTAGGTCGGAGCAACTAAGGAATGCATTACACATATCATTGGGGTTGAATTCAGACGACAGTTTGATGAATGAAGATGAGTCGATCGACACTGGTATTGACGGCAACTTCAATGATGGAGAAAATCAAGttgacgatgatgatgatgatgatgatgacgacgacgacgacggccATTATTTAGAGGAAGAGGGAGAAGTTGGAGAGGACAGGGAAATGCCTAATGAGTTCAATGAAGAAGATCTCATAATTGGTCCAATTACTGGGATGCAGTTTAGTAGTAAGGATGTTATGTTTGATTATTACAGAGAACATGCAAGATTATCGGGGTTTTGCATTGTCAAAGGAACATCAAATAAAAAAGGTGGTGATATTGTTAGGTATGTACAATATGGTTGTGATAGGTCTAGAAAACCAAGAAATAAGCATGTTACCAAGAGGAGGAACTGTCGTGCTAGAATAAATGGAATTTTGGAGGAGAATGGTTCATGGTGTGTTTCAAAGGTGGTTAAAAAATATCATCATCAATTGGAACCAGCACTATCGCGATTGATGGTTGGACACAAATCGCTTAGTAATTCTCTTAAGAGAACTCTTGCAACCAAAGATATTGCTGGCTTAAGACCCTAAAAAAATATAAGAGTCACTGAAGTACTTGTTGGTGGCCCCGAAATCCGGGTTGTACACCAAATGACTGTAGAAATTATAGTAGAAAGCTTCAGTTACAAGAAGGGGATGCACAATCATTACTCAAGTTCTTCAGTGACATGCAGCAAAAAGATAGGGAATTTTACTACTCTATAGATGTGGATAGTTTTGGTTGATTTCGTAATGTCGTATAGGTTCATTCACACTCTAAGGTTGCATATGAGGAGTTTCATGATGTAATATGCCTTGATACCACATACCTTATGAATCGATACAATATGCCATTTGATTTATTTGTTGGTGGCAATCAGCATAGGCAGTCCATACTTTTGGGATGTGCTCTTATGTCTAGTGAGAATATAACAAGTTACAAAATGGTGCTATCTACATGGTTTGGGGCTCTAAACAATGTCCATCCATTAGCTATCATAACTGACCAATGTGATAGTATTAAGGCTGCCATCAATGCAATGATGTCAAATACGGTACATAGCTATTGTATATGGCACATATTCGCAAAGTTGCCTACGAAGTTAAGCGGAGTTCTTGATGGTAAGATTGCAAAGGCAGAATTTAAGGCATTAGTCCTTGATAGCATAAACGTTGCTAAGTTTGAGAGATGATGGACTGATTATATTGAAAAATATAACTTAGATGGAAGGGATTGGTTTTATAAACTTTATTTGGAGAAGGAGAAATGGGTTCCTGTATACCTATGTAACACCCCGCACATTCGGATTAGGTAGAATGAGTTAAAtgagtagtaaggttatattttgggCATATTATATCCTATAGGGATGATTAtaggtgaaaatagttgtttaaaaatcaagaaggaaagtgaggtgcataagatttgataAAATCgcctaagtttgcagaaggtctgCCTTCCAGCAGGTTTTAATGAAAATATGTCAGGAATATTAGAACACATAAAACTTAAAAGTTAtaggcctttgaaatagctttccaacggtATATTGTGGATCCTAAACGGAGTTCTGTGCAAAACGTTATCCCCATTTTATAGAAAGGTATGCAACCACCGCGGTCGTGGTGGCGAGGCAGTGTCTCAGCGATTTACCGCGGTCGGGACCGCGGTCGCACCAACTGGGACGCGGGGGACAACTTGTAAAGTCATTTTTTTAGCCCTATTTTGTCCCCCacaaccccaaaacataaaagcTAACTCTACAAAGGAAAACTCTCAAAAatacctaactccttaagggtccctccaccatccaaggtaagttttaatggtgattctaagttaatttttatttcccaacatcttattaacatgggtaaaccctccatatcattagatattcgattaggacaccattgttgagagaagaaaccctagaactcgaatttaagaagattgaacgtcaaaaaggtaatatcttcaccctctagttgattctatcattgaactaatgattatagactctatttcatgagatatgagttgatgggtttgatagaaaagcatgaacgatgataggtttgggttgttgattggTTATTATTGGCTATGGGTGTTGactaccttatgggtgataaagaataatgttgtttataaccatttgagactttagaatttatttaggagcaagagaatgggttattgggtgtagaaacaccattaataaggaatATGAAGCTTTATaccaccaagtgtttgagaagatccctaagtaaccaaaacatgagtattgttgctaatatggaatccctttgacttgtattgatatagattgaagGTGAAAGGGTTGGAgaatgttgtattacgctcaagagaaggaagttaaggtatgtgaggctaactctctatgtttgggaatgttaataatTCTCCCTatactacgtttcttttacgacgtatcaattgcctcagaaatatagttaagcctagttccttgaatagttgtagaacttctattctctagcttcataactcgttcatgactctcattctgaacgttgtgagctcaattcgtattcaatatagacttgggtttgatgtccctaagtcttagtatagcttactcagcatgtcataaataGTTGAAGTTTCAGGGTTCATAATCatttcaagaatacatgtctcagtctagtcctaatCAGTATTCCAATATTATGTAACTCAGCGtaatccagtattccagtatcatgtaactcagtgtgattcagtatttcactatcatgtaaTGCAGAATAATTCTCAGTTCCTAATTTTAAATctctgaatgttgaacacctatatttgggcctgaggccgcagttaatgctttatgcatctttgggcctgaggccgcagtttatgctttatacatctttgggcctgaggccgcagtttatgctttatgcatcttggacctgaggtcgcagttatgtatacgtatactttggcccgaggccgcagtttgtgcacatatatatattgggcctaaggccgcagtttaatatttagataaacaggttgttcatcattcagaagagggagtattcatattgtgatgacccaaaatgtcatctttaaattaaataattatctcgatattttaagaccttgaaaagcgctaTCAATAAATCCTCGACTTGCATGTGCAATCCGTATAATTTTTTGGAAGGttcttatgtgaaaaatggattaaattgtgaactagagctttaaaactcaactgaattgacttcagtcaatattttgggcaaacgaatccggataaaagttttgaccattccggtagttccgtatcgtgatttgggacttggtcatatgcccgaaattgaatttgaaggtccctagatcaaattatcgccatttaacggaatctagaaatctaaggttaaagatttcttaagtttgaccggagatttgaccttctgatatcggggtcggaatccagttctgaaaattttcatagctttgttatgtcatttatgactggtgtgcaaaatttgaagtcaatcggacttgatttaataggtttttgcatcgaatatagaagttggacattcttagtttaattaggcttgaattggggtgtgattcagggttttagcattatttgatgcgatttgaggtttcgactaagtctgTATCATGTTTTAGCACTTGctggtgtattttgttgaagtctTGAGGGCCTTGGGTAGATTTCGGAAGGTCAACGGGTAGAAAACGCTGCTGAAATTCTCTTTGGGAAGTTGTTGTCTTTTTTTTATAGCATCATGAACAGTGCCCGTGAACAGTGCCCGTGAACAGTACCACGTGAACAGTACCGAACACATGAACAGTGCCCCCGACATTTTCAGGACAGATTCTTAAGTtttgaattttccatttttatcaaattggagctcggggagaggcgattttcgggagattttcgaagaaaacaatggggtaagtgttcttaacttaattttggttagattacccgaatctattactagttttggtatttaattggtgattttagttggaaaaatcttgaaaaccctcttggtttaatttgaagatttgagggtcgagttgatgttggattttagtaaaattggtatggttggactcgtggttggatgaggtttcatattccataatttttgTTAGGTTCTGAGACATGACCCCCATGggcaaatttttagtgcaatttcggatttttaatggaaaagatagaatttcatatggaattaattcctataatttttattgattgaatcgaattgtttatgactagatttgaaaatttcgggcacgaattcgcgagggaAAGGcttgttgaaattttgaatttgttgcaaagcgaggtaagtgtttggtctaatcttagcttgagggattaggagttgtgtcttatttgctacatgttaattgtggagtatgacgtataggcatggtgacgagtatctatacattggtgtcaagcatgcccgtgagtcttgtattataatttttatgactccgttgtggtttattgcgcttcatatgttattttcaccattgttcccttgtcgggatgtttgtttgatattattgttcccttttcgggatgttgttgaaatatcattgttcctttaccgggatgtttgttttgatagtattgttcccttgccggaatgttgttgaaatatcattgttcccttgccgggatgtttgttttgatagtattgttccctttctgggatgttgttgaaatatcattgttcccttgccgggatgtttattttgatagtattgttcccttgccgggaaatttttatattgctcttgttcccttgccgggattccttgtgattattattggcttgaaatgggagcgggtggtacgcctaccacaagatataatgaaataggagtgggtggtacgcctaccataagatataatgaaatgggagcgggtggtacgcctaccacgagatacatgaaatgggagcgggtggcacgcctgccacgagatataggaaatgggatcgggttgcacgcctgcaacaatatgtgaaaagaaagtgaaatctgcctatgttttccttattcttgttagtggttggattttgattcctttataattctcttgatattctgtttttattttatatatatatgttcaatactccaaatttcaataattgttacatttttaactcaattgatttctcaattaaattttccttaaaccatttgaggttatactttacttaaaaaggaatttctattaTGTttcgatttattgatttctcgcaTTAAAgttaatgattcattcgatattgtaatttaattgaaaagggtattttctttatcaaatgattccTAAAattaacttcatcttttcttgttggtttcctaattgggttggaagttgtactctactttatgttaagtgaatgaggctccttgaacattcttaattgtattgggttatggaacctatgagctgagtaacatgagaatattgttgtgcaatgtgagacagaaatatgtgggcacaaggtgctgaggaaaatattatggttttatttaatggcacgtgagttgtccgtgcggttgtgacataaatatgggcacgaggtgccgtgaaaatatgaaagtgggctaagacctatattatttatgattatgaaatgaggtgtcacaaggtgacctttactcgaaagaattatattcgaaagatgcttatctgaaagatatttatttgaaggaaatatattcgaaatatatttattgaaaagcatattatcttagagattattacttgaaggatttataggcgaaagatttatatttgaaggacttgattaattgattgcacttgtatttattatttgttgagaaacatttatggtgttcttgttgcctgctatttatatcactggttgatcattgttgtcatcattgttacctgcttcctattatttttgtacgctatattgcacaggtttatttggtagtctggtcttagcctcgt
This sequence is a window from Nicotiana sylvestris chromosome 3, ASM39365v2, whole genome shotgun sequence. Protein-coding genes within it:
- the LOC138888536 gene encoding protein FAR1-RELATED SEQUENCE 4-like, translated to MPFDLFVGGNQHRQSILLGCALMSSENITSYKMVLSTWFGALNNVHPLAIITDQCDSIKAAINAMMSNTVHSYCIWHIFAKLPTKLSGVLDGKIAKAEFKALVLDSINVAKFER